GATCTGACCCAGCCCGCCTCCCTCGGTCCCGCACTCGACGGCGTGGACGCCCTCGTGACCACGGCCGCCGGGTATGTCCGGCGGCGGCGCGGCGACACCTTGCGGAGCGTGGACGACCAGGGCAACCGGCACCTGATTGAGGCGGCCAGCCATGCCCGGCTGGGCCGTTTCGTGTTCACCAGTGTCCTCGCTGCCGATCAGGCCAGGGGGGTGCCGCACTTTTACCAGAAGTACCTGATTGAGCAGGCACTGGAAGCGAGTGGCCTCCCCTTCGTGGCGTTGCGACCGGGAGGGTTTATTGACACGGGCTTGAATCCAGCGCAGATTCGGCGGGGCCTTCTGACGGCCGTGGGCAATCCGGAGACACCGCAGACCGCCGTGCTCACTGACGACGTGGCCCGCGTCCTCGCGCTGGCGGTGGACGAGCCGCGCGCGGTGGGGCAGCGTATCGACCTGGGCACGGATCGTCCCGCCTCGTTCGCCGAGACGGCCCGCGTTCTGTCGCGGCTGCTGGAACGTGAGGTGAAGGTACGAAGACTCCCTCTGGGCGTCGCGCACCTGTTGCTCTCCACGATGAATGTGTTCAAGCCGGGCCTACGCGACTACGTCCCGATGTTTGAATTTATCGCCACGGGTCGGTTTGTGGCGGACACGTCGCGCCAACTTGAGTTGTTTGGGCCGGTGCCCTCGCTGGAAGAGGCGCTGACACAATGGCTGAGCGAGGTCGGTCTTCGCCCGATCCAGACCGTCCGCTTATCCAGTTTACCTTGACCCCCGCTTCCTGCGCCAGGCACGCATCTCGGCGTCCGCGGTCTGGTCGCTGACCTCGGCGTAGCGCAGCGTCGTCTGGATGTGACGGTGCCCGAGCCGTTTGCGGATCGTCTCGAGGCTGACCCCGCCATTCACCAGTTCCGTGGCGTGGCTGTGGCGCAACTGATGCAAGCTGCACTTCACCTCGGCCCGTTCGGTGTACGCCTGCCACCGCTCCTGGATGGAGGAATAGCCCATCGCCCCACCCTTGCCGTTCTTGAGGGCCTGAAAGAGGTGCCCGTGGGTGTAAGGAAGCCCCCGGAGGTACTGGCGCAGGGCGGCCACGAGTCTGGGGTCGTCGAGCAGGATCGTCCGCTTGCGCCCTCCCTTCCCCAGGACCGTCAGGTGCTCATCCCCTTTCGTCAGGTCAAGGTCCTCCAGGTGCAGGCCCAGCACCTCCCCGATGCGCAGCCCCGTCTCGAACAGCAGGCGGAACAGCAACCGGTCCCGTGGCTGCCCGGCGGGAATCACCGCGAGAATCCGTTCCACTTCGGCCCGCCGCAGCCCTCGGGGATGGGGCTCGGGAAGCCGCACCCGCTCCAGTTCGTGGGCGACGTTGCGAGTGAAGTGCCCGCGCCGTTCGCCCCAGGTGCAGAAGTGGCGGAACGCGACGTGCTTGCGGCCAACCGTCGCAGGCTTCCAGTGGGCGTGAGCGGCGAAGTACCGGGCCAGGGCGGCCTCATCGAGGACGGCGGTGTCAAGCCAGGAGGTCAGGTGCCTTAGGTCAGCGGCGTAGGCGCGAAGCGTGTGCGCCGACCGCTGCCCGGAGAGGTCGTGGATGAAGCTGGGCACCAACTCGTTCAGGGGAGGACTCGTCATCGCGCACACTCCATCCGGTGATAAGCGGGCCATGCCTAACCTTCATCGTAGGGCTTCCACTCTCGATTCTTCGCACTTCCTGGAGGAAAATCCGGTGATAGGGACAATTACACCCGGAAAAGGGAACCTCTGCCTGAACGCCTGGGGCTCAGCTTGACCCCTCGGACACCCCTCCTCCTGACCCCCGCACAACGCGAGCAGTTCACCCGCTTCCCCGCCCTCGACGAGCGCACCCTCGCCCGGTATTACCTGCTGAGTGAGGAGGACCTCCGGCTGGTGAGAGAGCGGCGACGCGACTTCAACAAACTTGGCTACGCCGTACAGCTCACCGTGCTGCGCCACCTGGGACGCGGGCTCCGCAAAGGTGAGGCCCTACCCGCAGAGGTGCTGGCCTTCCTCGCCGAGCAACTGCGCGTCGATCCCGCCTGTCACGACGACTACGCCCGGCGGGACTCCACGCGCAAGGAGCACTTCGCCGAGTTGTGCCAGCGGCTAGGGTACGTCGAGTTGTCGGGGCGCCTAAACCGGGAGTTGCGCGACTGGCTCGTGCCCAGCGCCGTCGTCACCGAACAGGCCTTCCCCCTGGTGGGGACGCTCATCGACGAGTTGCGCCGACGCCACATCCTGACCCCACGGCTGTCGGTGCTGGAGCGGTTGGTGAACGCGGCGCGCATCCAAGCCGACCAGTACACCTACGGCCTGCTGAACCTGCCACTGAAGGGTGAACTTCCCGGGCGGGTGGATGCGCTGCTGACCCCGCAGGGCGACGAAGCCTTCTCACGGCTGGTCTGGCTGGGCCGTCCCGTCAGTGTCCCCAAGCCCAAGCACGTGCTGACCCTGCTCGACAAGCTGGCCTTCGTGCGAACGTTCCCAGTGCAGAGCAACCTGCGGGCGTTTCTACCGCAGAGTCGCCTGGCGCACCTGGCTGAGGAAGCCAGACGGGTGAGTGCCTCCCACCTCGCTGCCTACGAGCCTCAAAGACGGCAGGCCACCCTGATGGCGCGCCTCTTCGACCTGTCGGAGACCCTGACCGACGGGGTGTTCGACCTGCACGACCGCCTGATGGTGTCGCTGCTCCGGGAGGGGGAGCGGAACGCGGCGGAGGCGTTCGGGCAGCAGGGACCGTCCGTCATCGAGCAACTCGGCACGTACAAGTCCGTCTGTGCCGCCCTAATTGCCGCCCGGGAGGAGCAGACCGACCCGTACCGAGCCGTCGAGGCGGTCGTGTCGTGGGAGAGGCTGGTGAAGACAGTTCGTGACGGGCAAGACAAGATATCCACCGAACAGCTCGATCCCCTGCACCACGTGATGAAGGCGTATCCGAAGGTTCGGGCCTACGCGCCCCGGCTGCTCTCCGCCTTCACCTTCCACGCCCAGGGCACGGCGGCACCCCTGGTTGAGGCTCTGAATCTCCTGCGCGAAATGTACGCCTCAGGGAAGCGGACCCTGCCCGAGCATGTTCCGCTCAGTTTCGTGCGGCAGAAGTGGACCGCCCACGTCTTCCAGGATGGGGAGGTAGACCGGCGGGCGTACGAGCTATGCGTGCTGGACGAGCTGCGCCTGGCCCTGCGGTCGGGGGACGTATGGGTGGAGGGCAGTCGCAAGTACAGGGACCTCGACGCCTACCTCCTGCCCCAGGACGTATGGCAAAGTCGTCTCCCAGACCTCGCCCTCGACCTGCCGGAGACCTTCGAAGCGTTCTGGGCGGTCACCGAACCAAAGCTCGCCGGGCAATTGCGTGAGGTTGAGGACCTGCTTTCCAAGGGCGCCCTTTCGTCGGTCAGTCTGCTGAGCGGGAAGCTCCGGGTGGGCAAAGTGGTCAAGACGGTGCCCGACGAGGCGGGGCCGCTCCAGCGCACCCTGGCCGCCCGGCTGCCCCGGGTGAAAGTCACCGACCTGCTGTTGGAGGTCAATGCCTGGTGCCGCTTCACGGGCGCCTTTCTCGACCTCCGGAACGGGAAGGGCGTCGAGCGCCACGACCACCTCCTGACCGCCCTGCTGGCCGATGGCCTCAACCTGGGACTGACCAAGATGGCGGAGGCCTCGCCCGACCCGAGTGTGACGGTCCGT
This is a stretch of genomic DNA from Deinococcus terrestris. It encodes these proteins:
- a CDS encoding SDR family oxidoreductase encodes the protein MTTGSVLVVGATGNLGGKVVRELLGRDKRVRALVRQGSDATKLTQQGVEVVRGDLTQPASLGPALDGVDALVTTAAGYVRRRRGDTLRSVDDQGNRHLIEAASHARLGRFVFTSVLAADQARGVPHFYQKYLIEQALEASGLPFVALRPGGFIDTGLNPAQIRRGLLTAVGNPETPQTAVLTDDVARVLALAVDEPRAVGQRIDLGTDRPASFAETARVLSRLLEREVKVRRLPLGVAHLLLSTMNVFKPGLRDYVPMFEFIATGRFVADTSRQLELFGPVPSLEEALTQWLSEVGLRPIQTVRLSSLP
- a CDS encoding tyrosine-type recombinase/integrase; its protein translation is MTSPPLNELVPSFIHDLSGQRSAHTLRAYAADLRHLTSWLDTAVLDEAALARYFAAHAHWKPATVGRKHVAFRHFCTWGERRGHFTRNVAHELERVRLPEPHPRGLRRAEVERILAVIPAGQPRDRLLFRLLFETGLRIGEVLGLHLEDLDLTKGDEHLTVLGKGGRKRTILLDDPRLVAALRQYLRGLPYTHGHLFQALKNGKGGAMGYSSIQERWQAYTERAEVKCSLHQLRHSHATELVNGGVSLETIRKRLGHRHIQTTLRYAEVSDQTADAEMRAWRRKRGSR
- a CDS encoding Tn3 family transposase; translation: MTPRTPLLLTPAQREQFTRFPALDERTLARYYLLSEEDLRLVRERRRDFNKLGYAVQLTVLRHLGRGLRKGEALPAEVLAFLAEQLRVDPACHDDYARRDSTRKEHFAELCQRLGYVELSGRLNRELRDWLVPSAVVTEQAFPLVGTLIDELRRRHILTPRLSVLERLVNAARIQADQYTYGLLNLPLKGELPGRVDALLTPQGDEAFSRLVWLGRPVSVPKPKHVLTLLDKLAFVRTFPVQSNLRAFLPQSRLAHLAEEARRVSASHLAAYEPQRRQATLMARLFDLSETLTDGVFDLHDRLMVSLLREGERNAAEAFGQQGPSVIEQLGTYKSVCAALIAAREEQTDPYRAVEAVVSWERLVKTVRDGQDKISTEQLDPLHHVMKAYPKVRAYAPRLLSAFTFHAQGTAAPLVEALNLLREMYASGKRTLPEHVPLSFVRQKWTAHVFQDGEVDRRAYELCVLDELRLALRSGDVWVEGSRKYRDLDAYLLPQDVWQSRLPDLALDLPETFEAFWAVTEPKLAGQLREVEDLLSKGALSSVSLLSGKLRVGKVVKTVPDEAGPLQRTLAARLPRVKVTDLLLEVNAWCRFTGAFLDLRNGKGVERHDHLLTALLADGLNLGLTKMAEASPDPSVTVRRLMYLSDWFIRPESYAAGLAQIVNFQSKLPLAALWGDGTTSSSDGQRFPTGGHGKAFGHLNAKYGREPGVLFYTHVSDQYAPFHTKVITTNVRDALHVLDGLLYHLSELKIREHYTDTAGYTEQVFALCHLLGFRFAPRIRDLGETRLYTPEVASAYGLLEPLVAQRLNLRLIREHWDELRRLATSIKAGTVTASLILSKLASYPRQNGLALALRELGRVQRTLFTLEWLRDPELRRRVLAGLNKGELLHALKRAVAFHRGGEMRDRTFEAQSHRASGLNLVVAAISAWNAVYLGRAVEALRTEGQDVPDELLAHVSPLGWEHIGLTGDYLWRQELVPPPGAYRELRS